The window TCCAAACCGCTGTTTGGTAAATAACGTTCTTACACCTCCACAAAATGTTATAGCGCGCTATTAACTGCCTAACTTGTAACGAAGTAGTAGAGGAGGATCATACCCATATAATATTCTATATGGTGTACTTTTTAGTTTTTAAGCTTGAATGAAAGGTGGTATTGTACCAAGTACCAACATTCCTCCCTTGCCAATTGTTATGTCAGTGCATTGGTGTTTTTGAAGCCAAGATTTGTTGACCACCTTcgtttgaccatccgtttgtagATAGTAAGCGGTGTTATACTTGAGCTATGTCTCTTGGAGTTTAAAAACTTCCTTCCAAAACTTACTAAAAAAATTCGATATCGATCGCTAATTATCGATTTTGGAACTCCATGCAATTTACTGTATTATTCATAAAAGGCTCCACCACCGTTTGAGCCGAAAAAAATTTCTTTATTCCCACAAAATGTGCGTACTTACTCACTTGGTCCACAACAATAAGAATTGAGATGTACCTATTTGACTTCGGCAACCCTTCAATGATATCCATAGTGATTTTTCATCCCAAACCTTCGATGGAAGTGGAATGGGTTGtaataaccttttttttttctttttctcgcAAGTGCTCCTCCATGATCCATACCTTCTCCAACTTGATCTCCTCTAGCATTGCTTGATGTCATTTTGTGTCCTAACATTACTAAATTTGGTAAATTCATAAATGATCCTTTGGAGTTGTTCTTCCATTTGTTGTgcagacgatgatgatgatgcatGTTTCTTCCCCTCTTCCTTGTGGTCTTTGTAGTTCATCAACGTTGAACCCCTATCCTCTTTGTTGAAGTTTTGGGGAAATTGGGCATCCGAAGAGGTTACTTGTGTAAGATGGTGTTTGGGTTTTTTTGGAAAAATGTCTTTTCGACCTCTTATGTCTGTGGGCAGAAAGTCATTTGAGAAAGACTTTAAAAAACAAAGAGTCTTTTTGACATGGAAAAAGACTTTTGGTCCACGTCTTATTCCGCAGACATGGAAAAAGACTGAAGACATTTTAcctctttaaaaacaaaaacaaaacaccaCCTAAGTGTTTGATTCGGATGTCTTAATTTGTATAGGGTCAAATTATTGTATAAGGTTAGTGAAATTGAATAGACACTCTCCAAATAATAAGCAAATATACAAAGAGCAGGAAATTGCATGATATCAAGAGCTGAAATATAAACATATCACAAAGAGTTGTGTAAGAAAAGATGTTTAGACAAAGTACTTCATATTAAGCAAAAATATATAGATGATACTTTATATGCATTTTTTAATATATAGATTgtgttaattttatttatatttgtttagGATTGGGAGCACGGAAGGTTGTTTGGACTAAAGGAACAAATTGATCATAAGGTATAATGATCAATTATTTTTGGcgattttcaaataaaaaacaatattCCCTTATTTGTTCttataatttcttttttcatATTTTAAAATCTAAACTCCATTCTAGTTCATCTGTTCATATTCTCCCCCCAATAATTGTAAAGAATCAATAGTTACATGATTTATCTCTTTCCTTTTTTTACTTCAGATAAATTTCATCCAACAAGAACTACAAACTATTGAAGTCCCTCTTATACTGGTGTGTTTTGTTGCTTCTTATATTAAGTTTTATTCTTTCTTATATTAAGtactataaaataaatataaaaactttGATACTTATGGCTTAAACTCATTTTATATCTCCTGTACAGATTGGGCACTCTATAGGGTCGTTTATGTCATTGGAAATATATAAAAGAATTCCTGAAAAGGTGATTACAAGAAATATCAACCTACTTTCTCCATTTATTTCCAaaatggaaatatatatatatatatatatatatatatatatatatatatatatatatatatatatatatataaaataatgctTCGGTTTAATAAAACAGGTTGCATATATATTTGCCCTTTATCCATTTTTAGCAGTGGACACAAAGTCACAACAACAGTCAATTATAAAGAAAATTTCAAGGTAAAACTAATTTTTAAAAAACGTTTAAACCTTTTAgagatgattttttttctttctcaaaTAATATTACATTAAACCGATTTTCGGTTTGTATTTCATAATCTTAATTCAATATTATTTTTATGGGATAAATTATTAAAAATGTTACAGGTCACAACTTACATCTAATGTGATAAGTGCTATTGTTGCATTATTCGGGTTTCTACCAATTTGGGCATCAAGATTTATTGCAAAAATCTCATTGGGAAAATCATGGTCAACTACTGCTCTTGATGCTCTTTGTACACGTGTTCTTAAGGTGAAACTAATTATTTATTTaacataaaatttattttttgacCACATTACACAACGGAAAATGAAAATATatggatttttatattttattaggcatttttttttaccaataatAGCAATATGCAAACTTGAAGCTTGTAAATTGCttacatttttgtacaaataatAAGCAAATATACAACATGAAACTTGTAAGCATTTTACAAGTTTGAGGTTATacattatatattattatttataaaatatataagcaCATTGCTATTAtgtgtaaagaaatgtaaatacattgctattttggGTAAAGAATTAAATACATTTTAACAAGTTTCATGTTACATATTTGCTATTATTTGTGTAAAGTCtttaagtacattgctattattgaTAATAAAAAAAGAGTACACTGACATATCACAACAATTTTCCATATATTATTTCTTGTTTTTTGAACTTATCTAAACTTTTCCACCATTATTTCACAAATTTTCTTGCAACAACCACATCTTGCAACTTTATGGTTTTTAGTATCAATCTTTCATCATCTGCAAACAACTAAAATTATTCATTCGATTTCTCAATTATTGTGCCAATTAATATGGGGCCTACACTGTTTTACTAGAGTGGTCCATTTAGTCCTTTCTGACTTCATTTTTTCATCCCAAAAGTTAGAATCTtgctttattatatatatatatatatatatatatatatatatatatatatatatatatatatatatatatatatatatatatatatatatatatagtcttatattaaatgtttattattattattattgtttcaGTATCATACAATGCGAAATGTACTTTATTTGACCATGACCGAATTCGAAGAGGTATATATACAATcttttacaaaataaaaataattacttTTGTAGTTCATTATATATCATATTTTAAGTCGGCATTGAAAAATAATTTGTGTTTATTAAttactttaaatatttttttgtgtaGCTTGTAAAGGTACCTGATTGGGATTTTATGAGAGAAAAAAGAAATCGGATTGCATTCTTGTATGGTGATGATGATCATTGGGCTCCATTGCACATGCATGATGAGGTCAAATATTGATGTTATCCATGCATGCATACTTAAAGAAAATGTTTGGTATCATGAAATCAGAAAATAAATGGAATAACTCATTCCATCCTTGTTTTATGTGATGGAATGGAATTGAATCATTTTTGAAGGAATTtgattccttccattttcttgattTTTCATCCCATGTACAAAATGTTGTAATACAACCCATTTTTCTTTATTAATTT of the Lactuca sativa cultivar Salinas chromosome 6, Lsat_Salinas_v11, whole genome shotgun sequence genome contains:
- the LOC111883259 gene encoding uncharacterized protein LOC111883259 isoform X1, with product MLIHLSSPTLSSSVRILTFTPSLRYSFINQPLQTYRTAIPSTRTRVVQMGHEKSQLVSQKSHAISNFRLCNVSGRKTELVEIHATNPRFHVLFIPGNPGVVSFYTDFLESLYEQMGETASITGIGYISHSEKDWEHGRLFGLKEQIDHKINFIQQELQTIEVPLILIGHSIGSFMSLEIYKRIPEKVAYIFALYPFLAVDTKSQQQSIIKKISRSQLTSNVISAIVALFGFLPIWASRFIAKISLGKSWSTTALDALCTRVLKYHTMRNVLYLTMTEFEELVKVPDWDFMREKRNRIAFLYGDDDHWAPLHMHDEVVKQVPNAIIDVEKEGHTHAFSCTMVGSVWVARHVATLIKKTLI